Proteins from a genomic interval of uncultured Methanocorpusculum sp.:
- a CDS encoding TrkA C-terminal domain-containing protein produces MDRENQPINLKDVLIEMKDISELMVDLAYSAVLFESNAIADEVIELEERMNDLVYQARITSMMSVRRIEETEPMSGLLQLAEASERISNHAADIAKNIMRHVSFPANLRRALPEAEEATHRTVVAAGSPLDGARLGDIKLQSVTGIRIIMIRRMRQRFYDPDKHTVLRSGDVLVGRGPEYGFPELCELAGQPVPGDNDLTSSPINDLDRAAALMIEMKNISELSVGLAYSALLHDNLDLANEVVALEEELDEMRLRLDLWTLEAAKRVDDVASLRGMLYMSSFAESISDAASSIADVVLREIEVPPIIKRIVRESDEIIAWVTVHEGSTLDKKSLAESHVGTVTGMVIFAVKHENRWIYRPARNVCLYAGDLLVARGRRDGEEKLYCLCGADTDEIDNFEEE; encoded by the coding sequence ATGGACCGTGAAAACCAACCGATCAACCTCAAAGATGTACTCATCGAGATGAAGGACATCAGCGAACTCATGGTTGATCTGGCTTATTCTGCGGTGCTTTTCGAAAGCAACGCCATAGCAGATGAAGTCATAGAACTCGAAGAACGTATGAATGACCTCGTTTACCAGGCACGAATCACCAGTATGATGAGTGTACGGCGTATCGAAGAGACTGAACCGATGAGCGGTCTTCTCCAGCTCGCCGAAGCCTCGGAAAGGATCTCGAACCATGCGGCCGATATTGCGAAGAATATCATGCGGCATGTATCCTTCCCCGCAAATCTCCGCAGAGCCCTCCCCGAGGCTGAAGAAGCCACCCACCGAACCGTCGTTGCTGCCGGCAGTCCCCTTGACGGCGCACGCCTCGGTGATATCAAACTTCAGTCGGTCACCGGGATTCGGATCATCATGATCAGAAGGATGCGTCAGAGATTCTACGATCCCGACAAGCATACGGTCCTTCGTTCCGGCGATGTTCTTGTCGGCCGCGGTCCGGAGTACGGGTTCCCCGAACTCTGCGAACTTGCCGGTCAGCCGGTTCCGGGCGACAATGACCTGACCTCGTCCCCCATCAACGATCTCGACCGTGCGGCCGCTCTCATGATCGAGATGAAAAACATCAGCGAACTCTCCGTCGGGCTTGCCTACTCGGCTCTTCTCCATGACAATCTGGATCTGGCGAACGAGGTCGTGGCTCTTGAAGAGGAGCTCGACGAGATGCGGCTCCGGCTCGATCTGTGGACGCTCGAAGCCGCGAAAAGGGTCGACGACGTTGCCAGTCTGCGTGGCATGCTTTATATGTCCTCGTTCGCCGAATCGATCTCGGACGCCGCAAGCTCGATTGCCGATGTGGTTCTCCGCGAGATCGAGGTCCCGCCGATCATCAAACGCATTGTTCGGGAGTCCGACGAGATCATTGCGTGGGTCACGGTCCATGAAGGATCCACTCTTGACAAAAAATCCCTTGCCGAGTCTCATGTGGGCACGGTGACTGGAATGGTCATCTTTGCCGTCAAACATGAAAACCGGTGGATCTATCGTCCGGCGAGAAATGTGTGCCTGTATGCAGGCGATCTTCTGGTCGCCCGCGGCAGACGTGATGGTGAAGAAAAGCTCTACTGTCTCTGCGGAGCAGATACCGATGAAATAGATAATTTTGAAGAGGAGTAA
- a CDS encoding SIR2 family protein, with product MCGEINDTERRSRLKPIFENIDAQPTNAHKIIAQLAKSGQIGFIITTNFDDLLETALREAGITPHVITFNSNPKEYSVLPDERRIFKINGSYPDELKITQTDLKEYGEAVTTYLKKIFSEYGVITCGWSGNSDIALLQTLLDPAVERRYPVYWTHRGLPEGGFPPEVLDAGSSGKLYYILIENADDFFTELSEKIEDYVSIFRPLPLTINGAISQMEGALSTFKPDIKLKKLLDRELNEILKILNADGEMSGEFNQTEYYARRIQELSEKSQPLSAMLATLVYFEGNKYSKYLRDAVETLLTSVDFNQIMLVKDYSTKQSAIFGGNDLPNIMIYRRFYPALIALYSIGVLVVIQRNYDVLWMLLHEIELPQYNIINRRSPKQPVTGWLCPSNIMTHGLRSRGCYYAGHIDMGMGNNTRYADFVNTCYQVSKNYFSNLESYKQYFDAFEVLFGFMAVYNKNEGCSVDIEMFDGNPIFTSNRKTTSIGGDHIYSRTETYLKEIPSILNPFRAYLAKTLPNADGLRYFIDGVGVELIEYFTPPTT from the coding sequence TTGTGTGGAGAAATAAATGACACGGAACGGAGATCCCGACTTAAGCCTATCTTTGAAAATATTGATGCACAGCCGACCAATGCCCATAAAATAATTGCACAACTCGCAAAAAGTGGTCAGATAGGATTTATCATTACTACAAATTTTGATGACCTTTTAGAAACGGCGTTACGAGAGGCGGGGATTACTCCGCATGTAATTACTTTCAATAGTAACCCAAAGGAATACTCTGTTTTACCAGATGAACGTCGTATTTTCAAAATAAATGGGTCATATCCTGATGAATTAAAAATCACTCAGACCGATCTTAAGGAATATGGAGAAGCCGTCACCACTTATCTCAAAAAAATCTTTTCAGAATATGGGGTAATTACCTGCGGTTGGTCCGGGAATAGTGATATTGCTCTTCTTCAAACTCTTCTTGATCCAGCCGTTGAACGCCGTTACCCTGTCTATTGGACTCATCGCGGACTTCCCGAAGGAGGATTCCCACCCGAGGTATTAGATGCAGGATCATCTGGGAAGCTGTATTATATTCTTATCGAAAATGCAGATGATTTCTTTACAGAATTGTCTGAGAAAATAGAGGATTATGTCTCTATTTTCCGTCCATTACCATTGACAATCAATGGTGCGATATCTCAGATGGAGGGTGCGTTAAGTACATTTAAACCAGATATCAAACTCAAAAAGCTTCTTGATAGGGAACTCAATGAAATTCTTAAGATTCTGAATGCTGATGGTGAAATGAGTGGAGAGTTTAATCAAACTGAATATTATGCCCGGAGAATTCAAGAGCTTTCAGAAAAATCCCAACCACTTTCTGCAATGTTGGCTACATTAGTGTACTTTGAGGGTAACAAATATTCTAAATATCTAAGAGATGCAGTTGAAACGCTCTTAACGTCTGTTGATTTTAATCAGATAATGCTGGTAAAAGATTACTCTACTAAACAAAGTGCGATATTTGGGGGGAATGATCTCCCAAATATTATGATCTATAGAAGATTTTATCCAGCTCTGATTGCACTCTATTCAATAGGTGTTCTTGTGGTTATACAGCGAAATTATGATGTTCTCTGGATGTTACTTCACGAAATTGAACTCCCTCAATATAATATCATAAATCGTAGATCCCCAAAACAACCTGTTACTGGATGGCTGTGCCCCTCTAACATCATGACTCATGGCTTGCGGTCACGTGGTTGTTATTATGCAGGTCACATAGATATGGGAATGGGGAATAATACACGGTACGCTGATTTTGTAAATACGTGTTATCAGGTCTCAAAAAATTATTTCTCAAATTTAGAATCCTATAAGCAGTATTTTGATGCATTTGAGGTTTTGTTCGGATTTATGGCGGTCTATAATAAAAATGAAGGATGTTCTGTGGATATTGAGATGTTCGATGGAAATCCTATTTTCACCTCAAACAGAAAAACAACCTCTATTGGCGGAGATCATATATATTCTAGGACTGAAACATACCTGAAAGAAATACCTTCCATTCTCAACCCATTTAGAGCCTATCTTGCCAAAACATTGCCCAATGCTGATGGTCTTCGTTATTTTATCGACGGTGTGGGAGTGGAGTTAATCGAGTATTTCACCCCCCCAACAACATAA
- a CDS encoding Mrp/NBP35 family ATP-binding protein — protein sequence MTTETCPENCTEDCETCSHKPESTAKMPEKSDIRVRHVILVLSGKGGVGKSTVSVNLAYALSNHGYQTGLLDLDIHGPSIGKMLGIEDLRLQAIGERIMPVKVTGSLKVVSMALLLNETDSPVVWRGPMKAAATKQFLGDVEWGDLDYLIVDLPPGTGDEALNIIQFAPNVEGAVIVTTPQDVAVLDATKAIKFVEMMDLSVLGVIENMSGMVCPHCGEIVDIFGKGGGEKAAEQYKVPYLGAIPLDIEMRKAADEGRPFIVRTPGKTSPTWDAVDKVMENLIDVIESKD from the coding sequence ATGACCACTGAAACATGTCCTGAAAACTGTACTGAAGATTGTGAAACCTGTTCACATAAACCCGAATCGACTGCAAAGATGCCGGAGAAGTCCGATATCCGTGTGCGTCACGTAATTCTTGTCCTCTCCGGAAAAGGCGGGGTCGGGAAGAGTACCGTCTCGGTGAATCTCGCCTATGCGCTTTCCAACCACGGCTATCAGACCGGACTTCTGGATCTCGATATCCACGGTCCGTCGATCGGCAAGATGCTCGGGATCGAAGATCTGCGTCTGCAGGCGATCGGCGAGCGGATTATGCCGGTGAAGGTGACCGGTTCATTAAAGGTCGTCTCGATGGCCCTTCTTTTGAATGAGACCGACAGCCCGGTCGTATGGCGCGGACCGATGAAGGCGGCCGCCACCAAACAGTTCCTCGGCGACGTGGAATGGGGCGATCTGGATTATCTTATCGTGGATCTTCCGCCGGGAACAGGCGATGAAGCACTGAATATCATTCAGTTTGCGCCGAATGTGGAGGGCGCCGTGATCGTGACGACCCCGCAGGATGTCGCGGTTTTGGATGCGACGAAGGCGATCAAATTTGTCGAGATGATGGATCTTTCTGTTCTCGGCGTGATCGAGAATATGTCCGGGATGGTCTGCCCGCATTGTGGCGAGATCGTGGATATCTTCGGGAAAGGTGGCGGCGAAAAGGCTGCGGAGCAGTACAAGGTCCCCTATCTCGGTGCGATCCCGCTGGATATCGAGATGCGGAAAGCCGCCGATGAAGGAAGGCCGTTCATTGTCCGGACTCCGGGTAAGACCAGTCCTACCTGGGATGCCGTCGATAAGGTTATGGAAAATCTGATCGATGTTATCGAGTCCAAAGACTAA
- a CDS encoding DUF134 domain-containing protein has protein sequence MPENPEICPKGRCGRPRVRRCVELDETPGCYAPVCPRRKAKIEMVTLYPEEIAVLKLVDLEGLSQEDAAGVLGVSRKTAWRDLHEARYKVADALANGKMIKVSCCPHADGTVHPDGCRMQGNEE, from the coding sequence ATGCCTGAGAACCCAGAGATTTGTCCAAAAGGTAGATGCGGAAGACCGCGGGTACGGCGCTGCGTCGAACTTGATGAAACGCCGGGTTGTTACGCACCGGTCTGTCCGCGAAGAAAGGCTAAGATCGAGATGGTTACCTTGTATCCCGAAGAGATCGCGGTTTTGAAACTTGTCGATCTCGAAGGGCTCTCTCAGGAGGACGCAGCCGGTGTTCTGGGTGTATCCAGAAAAACGGCATGGCGCGACCTTCACGAGGCACGCTATAAAGTCGCCGATGCTTTGGCCAACGGAAAAATGATCAAGGTATCCTGCTGCCCGCACGCAGACGGCACAGTCCATCCGGATGGCTGCCGTATGCAGGGCAATGAGGAATAA
- the atwA gene encoding methyl coenzyme M reductase system, component A2, translated as MSTPFITIENVCMDFGKEERIRVLDDICLEIAEGEIVGVIGRSGCGKTVLIHLIRGIDTPPTSGKIIYHISRCPKCGRIEFRSDAGKPCPVCGEKLAAEDIDFWAPENEAVKAKIMARTSLMFQRTFSLYGDDRVIENVLRALDDINYPANQALSRAADLVDEVRLSHRMMHVARDLSGGEKQRVVLARQLAREPLFLCADEPTGTLDPKTATIVHELLKAAGTEKKMGMVITSHFAQVLEDVCDRAVLMDDGRITKIGSPEEIVAEFMKGCKDDCIYACADCGSAIVRAKDLSKKFIAVDRGVINAVDKISFEVYEREILGIIGVSGGGKTTLSKMIAGLYEPTGGTLEVRVGDEWVDMRKPGYDFRGRAKKYIGLLHQEYDLYPHRTVIDNLTDAIGLEFPKELAVRKAVITLRMAGFTEKKAKDILNRKPSELSEGEKHRVALGQVLIREPRIILLDEPTGTMDPITKIDVKHSIVHARDEMDETFIIVSHDMDFVRDVCDRCMFIRGGKIIAEGPTAEVLAQISEKEVEKMAADLESGLDATRTA; from the coding sequence ATGTCGACACCGTTTATAACAATAGAAAATGTATGTATGGACTTTGGCAAGGAGGAGCGGATTCGCGTTTTAGACGATATCTGTCTCGAAATAGCCGAAGGAGAGATCGTGGGCGTGATTGGAAGATCGGGATGCGGCAAGACCGTTTTGATCCATCTTATCCGGGGTATCGACACCCCGCCCACCAGCGGAAAAATCATCTATCACATTTCCCGCTGTCCAAAATGCGGCAGGATCGAGTTTAGAAGCGATGCGGGCAAACCCTGTCCGGTCTGCGGGGAGAAGCTTGCGGCAGAAGACATCGATTTCTGGGCGCCGGAAAACGAGGCGGTAAAAGCAAAAATCATGGCCCGAACCTCGTTGATGTTCCAGAGAACGTTTTCGCTGTACGGCGATGACCGGGTGATCGAGAACGTTCTCCGGGCTCTTGATGATATCAATTATCCGGCAAATCAGGCACTTTCCCGTGCGGCCGATCTGGTGGACGAGGTTCGACTCAGTCACCGTATGATGCATGTGGCCAGAGATCTGTCCGGAGGGGAAAAACAGCGTGTGGTGCTTGCCCGGCAGCTCGCCCGCGAACCGCTGTTTTTGTGCGCTGATGAGCCGACGGGGACATTGGATCCAAAGACCGCAACGATCGTTCACGAACTGCTGAAGGCCGCGGGAACGGAGAAGAAAATGGGTATGGTGATCACGTCCCACTTCGCACAGGTCCTGGAAGATGTGTGCGATCGGGCAGTCCTGATGGACGACGGGCGGATCACGAAGATCGGCAGTCCGGAGGAAATCGTGGCCGAGTTCATGAAAGGCTGCAAGGATGACTGTATCTATGCATGTGCCGACTGCGGGAGTGCGATCGTTCGGGCGAAGGATCTCTCGAAGAAGTTCATCGCGGTGGACCGGGGAGTGATCAATGCGGTGGACAAGATCAGTTTCGAGGTGTACGAGCGGGAGATTCTGGGTATTATCGGGGTCTCAGGCGGAGGAAAAACGACGCTTTCAAAGATGATCGCGGGTCTGTATGAGCCGACGGGCGGAACGCTCGAGGTCAGAGTCGGGGATGAGTGGGTGGATATGCGAAAGCCAGGTTACGATTTCCGCGGGAGAGCGAAGAAGTACATCGGCCTTCTGCATCAGGAGTATGATCTATACCCCCACCGGACGGTCATCGATAATCTGACGGACGCGATCGGTCTGGAGTTTCCAAAGGAGCTTGCCGTTCGAAAAGCGGTTATCACGCTTCGGATGGCGGGTTTTACGGAGAAGAAGGCGAAGGATATTTTGAACCGGAAGCCTTCTGAGCTGTCGGAAGGAGAGAAGCACCGGGTGGCGCTGGGTCAGGTCCTGATCCGTGAGCCGCGGATCATTCTCCTGGATGAGCCGACGGGAACGATGGATCCGATCACGAAGATCGATGTGAAGCATTCGATCGTGCATGCCCGCGATGAGATGGACGAGACGTTTATCATCGTTTCCCATGATATGGACTTCGTCCGGGATGTGTGTGACCGTTGTATGTTCATTCGCGGCGGAAAGATCATCGCGGAGGGTCCAACGGCAGAGGTGCTTGCGCAGATCTCCGAGAAGGAGGTCGAGAAGATGGCCGCGGATTTAGAAAGTGGGCTGGACGCAACGCGGACGGCCTAA
- a CDS encoding type ISP restriction/modification enzyme, whose amino-acid sequence MNFQTVLAKHRELSFSEHDKGNRFERLMQGFLKTDPIYASQFQTVWMWDEFPYKSQFGGHDVGIDLVGLTYDNEDGDWINPRNPLFDTFIPIGDKKGDEAEVAFFIPIYSRGLSTARDVWCYNSSKEVLIKNINESIIYYNSQVDTFKVAKSQDSKLCVDDLLKYDSTKFSCTKDSDQFVISLQRDKLVISGELSASTLRAINT is encoded by the coding sequence ATGAATTTTCAGACCGTTTTAGCCAAGCATCGTGAACTGTCGTTTTCTGAACATGACAAAGGCAATCGTTTTGAACGGTTGATGCAGGGATTTTTAAAAACAGATCCGATTTATGCCAGTCAATTTCAAACTGTCTGGATGTGGGATGAATTCCCCTATAAATCTCAGTTTGGCGGGCATGATGTTGGGATCGATCTGGTTGGATTAACGTATGATAATGAAGATGGTGACTGGATCAATCCGAGAAATCCGCTATTTGACACCTTTATTCCTATTGGCGACAAAAAAGGCGATGAAGCAGAGGTAGCATTTTTTATTCCAATCTATTCAAGAGGTTTGTCTACAGCGAGAGATGTTTGGTGTTATAATTCTTCCAAAGAGGTTCTTATTAAGAATATTAATGAATCCATTATCTATTACAATTCACAGGTTGATACTTTCAAAGTAGCAAAATCACAGGATTCCAAGTTGTGCGTTGATGATTTACTCAAATATGACTCTACGAAATTTAGTTGTACAAAAGACTCAGACCAATTTGTTATCTCCCTACAGCGGGACAAACTCGTAATCTCCGGGGAATTGAGCGCATCCACGCTCAGAGCCATAAACACGTGA
- a CDS encoding glycerol permease: MTADFIQTAISKSAKRTFTAEFTNAAAYDAIVAEITGVDNPLGLAEVELGKQTYKTYVGYFDPNTSEMNGKVQVTAYTRAEYAAAITALTGSADLKTAFGNGGTAETSEIGNEATWNVRISAKLGTDTFQISLNRDSMTVSGYADDATLAAVDAWADTKPALN; the protein is encoded by the coding sequence ATGACAGCAGATTTCATTCAGACAGCAATCTCGAAGTCCGCAAAGCGGACCTTCACCGCAGAGTTTACGAACGCCGCCGCGTATGATGCGATCGTCGCAGAAATTACCGGCGTGGATAACCCCCTCGGCCTTGCCGAAGTCGAACTCGGGAAGCAGACCTACAAGACCTATGTCGGCTACTTCGACCCGAACACTTCCGAGATGAACGGCAAGGTCCAGGTCACAGCATATACCCGTGCTGAGTATGCCGCGGCAATCACCGCCCTTACCGGCAGTGCGGATCTCAAGACCGCATTCGGCAACGGCGGTACGGCAGAGACCTCCGAGATCGGTAACGAAGCAACGTGGAACGTCCGCATTTCCGCGAAGCTTGGGACCGATACTTTCCAGATCAGTCTCAACCGCGATTCGATGACCGTCTCCGGCTATGCCGATGATGCCACCCTTGCAGCGGTCGACGCCTGGGCAGACACCAAGCCGGCCCTGAACTAA